In one Ochotona princeps isolate mOchPri1 unplaced genomic scaffold, mOchPri1.hap1 HAP1_SCAFFOLD_4988, whole genome shotgun sequence genomic region, the following are encoded:
- the LOC131479194 gene encoding chaperone protein ClpB-like yields MRPCDVCNSPWRNYSMDVRLPTRRMLCILHTSTLGASPVVVSGQSRMLGSILSSTGRGSRAGKASHLEGERYRRFVSSTVTSNNFTKSIIVRQPEAFSKPGSSRPYAAVGSSSASAFALTSRPTAESGSPCWAATDDYTRNVFRSCPDPKVRPTSWALCTRNSRFSTFPSASSFTLRGEDYTDKALEALAGMIYLYEKYKPPCLETELLILALLDQGDDGLFTRILKQGGVEVGKLRVDLMQRIREEPTVTGSGQTKSLGPVLQTVLSAAADLRISWHDDYISIEHLAAALADNDSRFLVNYLHRTGLTAANIRTAIKAIRGTRRVKTKTPEISYEALKRYGRDLTAAAAANELDPVIGRDSEIRRVIQILSRRTKNNPIILGDPGVGKTAIAEGLSQRIVSGDVPNTLAGRQVFSLDLGALLAGAKMRGEFEERLKAVIKEVQESAGQTIVFIDEIHMVVGAGAAAESGMDAGNILKPMLARGELRCIGATTVEEYRKYIEKDKALQRRFQVVLIEEPNMEDAIAILRGLKERYEMHHGVNIRDSALVAACNLSHRYIQERFLPDKAIDLIDEAASKLKIEVTSKPSRLDEVDRKLMQLEMEKISLTSDTTKSGQGTVEQQRLQHLEKKMADLKEEQSRLNAIWEQERREIARVNDLKQEIDEAKLEQQKAEREYNLNKAAQIRYGKIPELMQKLAKLETELNREETSACRLLRDTVNAEDVAQVVGAWTGIPVSRLVEGEKEKLLALEQHLKSRVLAQDEGVRAVAEAVQRSRAGLCDPKRPIASLMFLGPTGVGKTELCKALAQQLFDTEDALIRFDMSEYMERHSTARLIGAPPGYVGFESGGQLTEAVRRKPYAVVLFDEMEKAHPEVFNVFLQILEDGILTDGHGNTVSFRNCIITFTSNMGSDLLLMHAKNSSSERRLAEGTGHRTSLKEELMQMVKRTLRPELVNRIDEFVLFNPLSESDLLDIFTIELEKLQKRLDDRRIRLDVSTAAKVSIVKNACDPSFGARPLKRALQQALETPLARLLLAGDIPSGSQVHALTPDEAPPRNVRVLRDRKIPEGMQLFVTTAA; encoded by the exons ATGCGACCTTGCGACGTGTGCAACTCCCCGTGGCGAAACTATAGCATGGATGTAAGGTTGCCAACCAGAAGGATGTTGTGCATTTTGCACACGTCTACTCTGGGGGCTAGTCCCGTCGTTGTGAGCGGTCAGTCTCGAATGCTTGGATCTATCCTGAGTTCAACAGGCAGAGGTAGCAGAGCTGGAAAGGCTTCACATTTGGAAGGCGAGCGGTATCGGCGCTTTGTGAGCAGCACAGTCACTAGTAACAACTTCACAAAGTCCATCATCGTCCGCCAGCCGGAAGCCTTCAGCAAACCCGGCTCTTCACGTCCCTATGCAGCTGTAGGATCCTCTTCAGCCTCTGCTTTTGCCCTAACTTCGCGGCCGACCGCAGAAAGTGGTAGCCCGTGTTGGGCAGCTACGGACGACTATACACGAAATGTATTCCGTAGTTGCCCAGACCCTAAGGTGCGGCCCACGTCGTGGGCCCTGTGTACGCGAAACTCTCGCTTTTCAACCTTTCCGAGTGCGTCGTCGTTCACTCTCCGCGGGGAAGACTACACTGACAAGGCGTTAGAAGCGCTGGCGGGTATGATATATTTATATGAGAAATACAAACCTCCTTGCCTCGAGACAGAGCTCCTAATATTGGCCTTGCTTGACCAAGGAGACGATGGTCTTTTCACACGTATTTTGAAGCAGGGCGGTGTTGAAGTGGGAAAACTCCGCGTCGATCTTATGCAGCGCATTAGAGAGGAGCCGACAGTCACAGGCAGCGGCCAAACCAAGTCTCTGGGTCCAGTACTACAGACAGTCTTAAGTGCAGCAGCGGATCTTCGAATTAGCTGGCATGACGACTACATCTCCATTGAACACCTCGCGGCAGCCTTGGCAGACAATGATTCGCGCTTTCTTGTGAACTACTTACACCGTACTGGCTTGACAGCGGCAAACATCCGCACAGCAATTAAAGCTATCCGTGGAACCCGTAGGGTAAAGACGAAAACGCCAGAAATATCCTACGAGGCTTTGAAGCGGTATGGCAGAGATCTCACGGCAGCAGCGGCGGCCAATGAACTCGACCCAGTCATTGGTCGGGACAGTGAGATAAGGCGAGTGATCCAAATCTTGAGTAGGAGAACCAAGAATAACCCTATTATACTTGGTGATCCTGGCGTGGGAAAAACAGCGATTGCAGAAGGTCTATCGCAACGCATTGTCTCCGGTGACGTCCCGAACACACTTGCAGGAAGACAGGTTTTTTCTTTAGATCTAGGGGCTCTCTTGGCAGGGGCAAAAATGCGGGGGGAATTTGAAGAAAGGTTGAAGGCAGTGATCAAAGAGGTGCAAGAAAGTGCAGGACAGACTATTGTCTTTATAGATGAGATACACATGGTAGTAGGGGCAGGCGCTGCAGCGGAAAGCGGAATGGACGCAGGTAACATTCTGAAGCCAATGCTTGCGCGAGGCGAGCTCCGTTGCATCGGGGCCACCACCGTGGAGGAGTATCGGAAGTACATAGAAAAAGACAAAGCGCTTCAAAGAAGGTTTCAGGTAGTTCTTATAGAGGAACCGAACATGGAGGACGCGATTGCCATCCTGAGGGGACTCAAAGAGAGATACGAAATGCATCACGGCGTCAACATTCGGGACTCCGCCCTCGTCGCTGCGTGCAACCTTTCTCACCGTTATATACAAG agCGTTTCTTGCCCGATAAAGCCATTGACTTGATTGACGAAGCAGCCTCAAAACTAAAAATTGAGGTGACATCGAAGCCCAGTCGTTTAGACGAAGTTGATCGGAAGCTGATGCAGTTGGAGATGGAGAAGATTTCGTTGACGTCTGATACAACCAAAAGTGGACAGGGGACAGTAGAGCAGCAGCGGCTGCAgcacctagaaaaaaaaatggcggACCTTAAAGAAGAGCAGTCTCGTCTGAACGCAATATGGGAGCAAGAGCGTCGAGAAATAGCACGTGTGAACGACTTGAAACAAGAAATAGACGAAGCAAAACTTGAGCAACAGAAGGCAGAGCGAGAGTATAATTTGAACAAAGCGGCTCAAATACGTTATGGCAAAATTCCCGAGCTAATGCAGAAACTGGCAAAGCTTGAGACAGAACTAAATAGGGAAGAAACCTCCGCATGCCGCTTGCTAAGAGACACGGTAAACGCTGAAGACGTAGCACAAGTAGTAGGGGCATGGACAGGTATACCTGTCAGCCGCCTcgtagaaggagagaaagagaaactcctTGCGTTGGAGCAACATTTAAAATCTCGCGTTCTCGCACAGGACGAAGGGGTGCGGGCAGTCGCAGAAGCTGTGCAGCGCTCGCGTGCCGGCTTGTGCGATCCCAAACGCCCTATCGCTTCCCTGATGTTTCTAGGACCAACGGGAGTCGGGAAGACAGAGCTGTGTAAAGCTCTCGCGCAGCAGCTGTTTGATACAGAGGACGCACTGATCCGGTTCGATATGTCTGAGTACATGGAAAGGCACTCAACTGCGCGCCTGATCGGAGCGCCGCCGGGTTACGTGGGGTTTGAGAGCGGCGGACAACTAACAGAGGCTGTACGTCGAAAACCATATGCAGTAGTATTGTTTGACGAAATGGAGAAAGCGCACCCTGAAGTGTTCAACGTGTTCCTGCAGATACTTGAAGACGGAATTCTTACAGACGGTCACGGCAACACGGTCAGTTTCCGCAACTGCATCATAACTTTCACTTCCAATATGGGCAGTGACTTATTGCTGATGCACGCAAAGAACTCCAGCAGCGAGAGAAGACTAGCAGAGGGCACCGGCCATCGTACATCTTTGAAAGAAGAGTTGATGCAGATGGTAAAACGTACTCTGCGCCCAGAACTAGTCAACCGCATCGATGAGTTTGTTCTATTCAACCCGCTCTCCGAGAGTGATCTGCTAGATATATTCACGATAGAGCTGGAAAAACTGCAGAAGCGCCTCGACGACAGGCGCATCCGTTTGGATGTGTCCACGGCTGCAAAGGTGAGTATTGTTAAAAATGCGTGCGATCCCTCCTTCGGCGCGCGCCCTTTGAAACGAGCCCTCCAGCAAGCGCTGGAAACACCTCTTGCTCGACTCCTCCTCGCGGGGGACATCCCTAGTGGATCTCAGGTACACGCACTAACCCCCGACGAAGCACCACCGCGTAACGTGCGCGTCCTCAGAGACCGGAAAATACCAGAGGGTATGCAGCTCTTCGTGACGACTGCTGCGTAG